One Candidatus Thermoplasmatota archaeon genomic region harbors:
- a CDS encoding C25 family cysteine peptidase: protein MKRKVILIIALALTGILSSASLSGVYVQKMALSENSCNNEIGQEKYGYALLIIAPSAFTENLEPLVTHKNSHGMQTMLVSLDEIYNGNYFTVQGRDDAEKVKYFIKNAIEEWGINYVMLVGGRHGGILEEKWWCPVRYSYLGADSDWERCYLSDLYFADIYDSNGDFSSWDNNGNGIYGEWEGYGAEDAPIDLKPDVYVGRWPARDAFEVKIMMEKTMEYENNAYGKEWFNKMVCVAGDTYPDDLNPDWVGYEGEEGTQKAMDWMPGFDYVKLWTSDGTFTGKQDVIDAINQGCGFLFFDGHGNPMNWATHPPSDHETWIDGLGVRDMPKLSNDGMYPVCVVGGCHNSQFNVSVINLLKIWQGREWISYVWKGETALECWSWRLTRKIDGGSIATLGYSALGYTKEDKNFTGEASEWLDTHFFWEYGMNGTDILGEIWGNVISAYLDTYPIDWNAYVESPTAIDAKTAQEWILLGDPSLKIGGYP, encoded by the coding sequence ATGAAAAGAAAAGTTATTTTGATTATAGCCCTGGCGTTAACAGGAATTTTGAGTTCTGCCTCTCTCTCCGGCGTATATGTACAGAAAATGGCATTATCGGAAAATTCATGCAATAATGAAATTGGACAGGAGAAATACGGCTATGCCCTCTTAATAATAGCACCCTCCGCTTTTACCGAAAATCTGGAACCTCTTGTAACCCACAAAAATTCTCACGGAATGCAAACCATGCTCGTTTCCCTTGATGAAATATATAACGGCAATTATTTCACCGTTCAGGGCAGGGATGATGCAGAGAAGGTAAAATATTTCATTAAGAATGCAATAGAAGAATGGGGAATAAATTATGTAATGCTTGTCGGTGGAAGGCACGGCGGAATTCTTGAAGAAAAATGGTGGTGCCCGGTAAGATATTCATATCTGGGAGCTGACAGCGATTGGGAAAGATGCTATCTCAGCGATTTATATTTTGCCGATATTTACGACTCAAACGGAGATTTTTCAAGTTGGGATAACAATGGAAATGGCATATATGGAGAATGGGAAGGATACGGGGCAGAGGATGCACCCATAGACCTAAAGCCAGATGTATATGTAGGCAGGTGGCCAGCACGAGATGCCTTTGAAGTCAAAATAATGATGGAGAAGACTATGGAATATGAAAACAATGCTTATGGAAAAGAATGGTTTAATAAAATGGTCTGTGTTGCAGGGGATACCTATCCAGATGACCTAAATCCAGATTGGGTCGGATATGAAGGAGAAGAAGGAACGCAAAAGGCCATGGATTGGATGCCGGGATTTGATTACGTAAAACTTTGGACATCAGATGGCACATTTACCGGGAAGCAGGATGTAATAGATGCAATTAATCAGGGATGCGGCTTTCTTTTCTTTGACGGACACGGCAATCCAATGAATTGGGCGACCCATCCACCTAGTGACCATGAAACATGGATAGATGGTTTAGGTGTGAGGGATATGCCAAAACTTTCAAATGATGGTATGTATCCTGTCTGCGTAGTAGGCGGCTGCCACAATAGCCAGTTTAATGTAAGTGTAATTAATCTACTTAAGATTTGGCAGGGTCGTGAATGGATCAGTTATGTATGGAAAGGAGAAACAGCTCTAGAGTGCTGGAGCTGGCGACTTACACGTAAAATTGACGGGGGATCAATAGCCACCCTCGGATATTCTGCTCTCGGGTATACAAAAGAAGATAAAAATTTTACTGGTGAGGCAAGCGAATGGCTGGATACCCACTTCTTCTGGGAATATGGGATGAACGGAACAGATATTCTGGGAGAGATATGGGGGAACGTGATATCTGCCTACCTTGATACATATCCAATTGACTGGAATGCGTATGTAGAAAGCCCTACTGCCATTGATGCAAAAACAGCACAGGAATGGATACTGCTC